The Pyrus communis chromosome 5, drPyrComm1.1, whole genome shotgun sequence region TCCCCCCtcttttttcctaatttttctGTAATGATTACTAATTAATGTGTTTACGGATGCAGAATGTGTGTGAAAATCTTTTGAAACGAGGACCCCTAACACTGAGACTCCTAATTGGGTTCACGGAGCTCACCCCTCAGCAAGGCAAGAACTCCCTCCTCATCCTAATCCAGCACAATTGCGTTCAGCCCTTCTCCGTCGACCAAGCAGGTACTTCTCTCACACCCTAACCCTAACAATCTTAGTGtttgttgaaaattttgtgaCCCCTTTTGGGATTTGATTGATTTGATCAATGTGCATGATAAAGTGAGTGACTTGGTTTGTGAATGTGATTCAGAGGGCCCGAAAGTCACTCAGTATGTAGCGCTGTTCGATAACATACTCCATCGATGGAGGTTTGCCAAATTCATGACGGTTGTTTCCCAGGAATTCGATAAAGAGGCTAGTTTTTTGCCTCTTTTGGTTTTGACTTTGGTTTGTTGTTTTTAATTGATCAATTCTCAGATTACTTCCTTTTGCTCATTGTTTTGCAGTGTGAACTAATTATTAAGGATTTGCTTGAGAATGGTAGGCTTACACTAAAACAAATAACTGAAGGTAACCCTTTTCTCAGCGTTTGATTGCATTTTTTGTTGACTGGTTTTGCTTGAATTTACAGCTATTTGGGTTCTTGCGTTTGAGCGTACAACTAGTATCAGTTCCCATAACTTgctatgtttttgttttgtaaattataggtttttgttttatttttcaaagcAGGAGAATATGCAGTTAAGGATACTGTTGAGAAAAGCTTTCTTAAACTTGTGAACGCTCATTTTGTGGAACGCTGCCCTGCTCCTGAAGCAGTTCTTGAAGAAGCAAGTAAAGATGCTCCAAAGAAGCGAGGTCCTAAGTCTTCCAAGGTAAAGACTCCACTTGTATgcttgaaaattaagaaaagagatCTTTAGTTATGCACCTCCTTAAGTTGCAcattttttactttgttttttcaaaagtgtATCTTTATAAATCATTTTTGGAATTTTAACAGATTGTTGAAGTACCGGAGACTATAGAACAACGTGTtgtagcagcagcagcacctTCAGCAGCTATGAGATTTTCAATCCTGACTGATTCTGAAAGCGATGCTCATGGGGGTAGTTCTTCTAGTATGAGTACTGGGGACAAGGTTGGTATAAGTATGGTCATTTTTAGACACCAGGGATAGTTTGTTCTAATATAGAAGTTCTTGAAAAGCTACTCTATCCTAATGTGCTATTTTCTGCATTTACAGCGAAAGCATGATGCTTTGGAGTTGGATGAAGAATTTGCTAATAATGAAGTGGTTATTTGGCGTGCTAATTTTGAGGAATTCATTCGCTGCCTAAGGCACAAGGTCAGTTTTCTGTCTGCTTTCTTTTGAATTATAATTATCCATTCATACTAATGAGAGCAGTTGGATTTTCTGGTTAAACATTATATGTTGCGTATGTTTTGGCATAATCTGGATTTGTTTATGCGGATGCTCTGTATGCTCTATTGATACTAACTGGTAGAGATAGTTCAGTTTTCGATGACTAGAAGAAGGTCAAGAGTGAGTTAAATATTGCCATGCTTTTCAGAAACTACATGTTGGGTTTCCATTTgagttcaaagttcaaacattTCCCTCTTTTGTAAGTATAGAGTTTGGTTCATTGAAATGAACCTTAGAGTAGACTGAACATCCAAATGGGCATTGCTTGGTTgacaaaaaagaattaattatgcAAGGGAAAGGGAAATCCTCCGTGGAATGTCCAAATACTACCTGAGTTCTTTCTCTGCATTATTAATTGTGTTCCTATACGTAACCTTATCATTTTACGAGATGCATTCCTTTATCTTTTGATATGGTTCTGCATGGTCTGCCTGAGGTGAaagtaaatttttgttttgtggtcTAGGCTTGCGTCGAGAATGTGAGAGCACGTCTGGATGACGGAGCTGCACTTGTCTTAAGAGCAATGCTTAAGTCAACTAGAACTGCAGAGAAGAAAGTAAAGATGGAAAATTCAGGTAAACTTGAAGTGTGGATTATTGCGTGGTGAATTGGTTATTTTCAGTTCAATTATTCGGCCAAGAAAATGTTGATGAATTTAGAAATAACATGATACGTTAATAATTTCTATAGGCCAAGACAGTGTTGATTCAGAACTACTTAAAATACAAACAATTTAACAATAGTAATTGGGGAGGAGTATgatcaaacaaaaaagaaaagttcgAAAATTAGCCAAGGAATAACCTTAATAAATTAAaccaacaaatacaaataataattattttag contains the following coding sequences:
- the LOC137734880 gene encoding uncharacterized protein isoform X2, giving the protein MPATHFGVKYAVHIITSHFGNLVANVCENLLKRGPLTLRLLIGFTELTPQQGKNSLLILIQHNCVQPFSVDQAEGPKVTQYVALFDNILHRWRFAKFMTVVSQEFDKECELIIKDLLENGRLTLKQITEGEYAVKDTVEKSFLKLVNAHFVERCPAPEAVLEEASKDAPKKRGPKSSKIVEVPETIEQRVVAAAAPSAAMRFSILTDSESDAHGGSSSSMSTGDKRKHDALELDEEFANNEVVIWRANFEEFIRCLRHKACVENVRARLDDGAALVLRAMLKSTRTAEKKVKMENSVPVSFSTIYEEVINSEAGRNLTCDRVKASLSLLCDERDVDEDESYSVDLKKILELAQNDEVESIVLKRYGRDAYKMFRLLSTSSRALETDKISDMTLVEKKETPTILYKLWKDEYLLMERLAVTGARQAQFLVWKVDRPIVWKHVLDEMFHAALNLSLRLAYEDEQIKEVQLLPAHKRTGPLGKQWQRFRNVVYVMHASQLKIDDAIMLFHDF
- the LOC137734880 gene encoding uncharacterized protein isoform X1, with product MPATHFGVKYAVHIITSHFGNLVANVCENLLKRGPLTLRLLIGFTELTPQQGKNSLLILIQHNCVQPFSVDQAEGPKVTQYVALFDNILHRWRFAKFMTVVSQEFDKECELIIKDLLENGRLTLKQITEAGEYAVKDTVEKSFLKLVNAHFVERCPAPEAVLEEASKDAPKKRGPKSSKIVEVPETIEQRVVAAAAPSAAMRFSILTDSESDAHGGSSSSMSTGDKRKHDALELDEEFANNEVVIWRANFEEFIRCLRHKACVENVRARLDDGAALVLRAMLKSTRTAEKKVKMENSVPVSFSTIYEEVINSEAGRNLTCDRVKASLSLLCDERDVDEDESYSVDLKKILELAQNDEVESIVLKRYGRDAYKMFRLLSTSSRALETDKISDMTLVEKKETPTILYKLWKDEYLLMERLAVTGARQAQFLVWKVDRPIVWKHVLDEMFHAALNLSLRLAYEDEQIKEVQLLPAHKRTGPLGKQWQRFRNVVYVMHASQLKIDDAIMLFHDF